Genomic DNA from Leucobacter triazinivorans:
CACGGCCGACATCACCCGTACCGTGCCGGTCTCCGGCGCGTTCACCGAGGTGCAGCGCAGAGTGTACGACGCCGTGCTCGAAGCCGCCGATGCGGCCCGCGCGATCGTGCGTCCGGGCATCCGCTTCGGCGACGTGCACGACGCGGCAATGGCGGTGATCGAGCACCGCACCCGCGAGTGGGGGCTGCTGCCCGAGCACGACGGGACGGCGTACTACCGCCGCTACATGGTGCACGGCACAAGCCATCACCTGGGGTTGGACGTGCACGACTGCGCGCAGGCCCGACGCGAGATGTACCTCGACGGCATCCTGGAGCCGGGCATGGTGTTCACGATCGAGCCGGGCCTGTACTTCCAGCCCGACGATCTCACCGTGCCCGAGGAGTTCCGAGGCATCGGCGTGCGCATCGAAGATGACATCGCGGTGACCGAGGACGGGTGCGTCAACCTCTCGGCCGGCATCCCGCGCACCGCCGACGAGGTAGAAGCCTGGATCAGGGAATCTCAGCGGGGATCCTGATCCGAGCGGCGGCACGCGGCGTCCTGCACGCGGCGTCTCCCGCACAGACGAGCCGGGTATCATCGATCCTCTGATGAGTGCTGGACCTGTACGCTCGGGATCGTCCCGGTGGGCCCGCGCCCGCGGCGCATGCGCCGCGGGCGCGGCGCTCGTGCTTCTCGGAAGCGCGATCACGGCACCGCTCTCGATGGCGAGCGCCCTGACCGGAACCGGCTCCGGCTCCGCGAGCGTGCTCAGCGGAGCCCAGCGACTCGATCCGGAGAGCTTCTCGGAAGCGCTCGTCGACACAACGGTCTCCGTCGCCTCACCGACCGCACCGGGACGCTCGGAACGGGCGGCACTGTACAGCCTGCAGCAGTTCATGTTCACCGGCTCCGTCGCCTGGGGCGGCTACCGATTCACCTACTACAGCCAGCAGGTGCTCCCCGGCCCCGGGCTCAGGATCCCGGGCCGTCACGTCAACAGCGATGGCTATGTGAGCGACGGGGACGGCTTCATCGTGCTCGCGGGATCCGCGCCCAAGGGTTCCGTGTTCGAGACCCCGTTCGGCTACCAGGGCAAGATCTACGATCGCGGCACCTTCGGCAACCACCTCGACGTCTACATCCGCTGACCGGCGCGCCGGGCTGCTACGGCTCCGCACCGTCCGTGTAGACCCACCGCCCGTCGTCGTCGCGGGTGAAGCGACTGCGCTCGCGCTGCTCGAACCGCCCGTCCGGTGTGCTGCCCACCGCGGTGAAGGTGACGAAGCCTTCTGCGTCGAACGGGCCGCCGGCTTCCGCGCGCTCGATGAACAGCCGCTTCCACACGATCGAGTCGTCGAGGTCCATCGAGCGCGGCCGGGTGGCGGGATCCCAACTGTGCAGCAGGTACTCCGCCGCCCCCAGCGCGAACGCACTGTACCTGGCCCGCATGAGCCGCTCGGCCGTGGGCGCCGGCTCGCCCGCGTGCATCCGCCCGCAGCAGTGCTCATACGATTCGCCCCGTCCGCAGGGGCAGCGACCGATCCCCGTCCCGCGCCGCTCGCTCATCGGGGGCACCCGCCGCTCACAGCTCGCCGCGCAGGGCCGCCTGCAGCGTGTCGAGGCGTACGCCGCCGATCGCCAGCGCATCCCGGTGGAAGGCGCGCACGTCGAAGTCGGATCCGGCGGCCTCGGCGCGCTCCCTAGCCTCGTCGCGCAGCGCCTCCCAGATGCGCTGGCCCACCTTGTACGAGGGCGCCTGCCCGGCCCAGCCCAGGTATCGCAGCACTTCGAAGCGGACGAATCCGTCGTTCATATTGACGTTGTCTCGCATGAAGGAGAACGCGAAGTCGCCGTCCCAGACGCCCGCGCCATCGGGGCGGGTCTTGCCCAGGTGCACCCCGATGTCCAGCACCACCCGGGCAGCGCGCATCCGCTGCCCGTCGAGCATCCCGAGCCGATCGGCGGGGTCCTCGAGATAGCCGAGCTGTTCCATCAGTCGCTCCGCGTAGAGCGCCCACCCCTCCGCGTGCCCGGAGGTGCCCGCCAGTTGGCGTCGCCACTCGTTGAGCGTTCCGCGATTCACCACTGCCTGGCCGATCTGCAGGTGATGCCCGGGCACACCCTCGTGGTAGACCGTCGTGAGCTCTCGCCACGTGTCGAACTCCGTCACCCCCTCGGGCACTGACCACCACATGCGACCGGGTCGCGAGAAGTCGTCGCTCGGACCCGTGTAGTAGATCCCGCCCTCCTGCGTCGGGGCGATGCGGCACTCCAGCGCACGAATCTGATGGGAGATCTCGAACTGCGTCTCACCGAGTTCCGCCACCGCACGATCACTCGTCTCCTGCATCCAGCGTCTCAGCGCTTCGGTGCCGTGCAGCCGACGACCGGGGTCGCGCTCCAACGCCGCCACCGCCTCGGCCACGATGCCGGGACGGGGTACTCCCCCGACGATCTCTGCCGCCGCGCGCTCTTGCTCCTCGGTCATCCGCGCCAGTTCTTCCAGGCCCCACTCATAGGTCTCGTCGAGGTCGATCCGGGCCCCCAGGAACCCCTCGGAGGCGAGCTCGTAGCGTTCTCGTCCGAAGGCGTCCTCCGAGCTCGCCGTGGGCGCGATCTCGCGTTCGAGGAAATCGGCCAGGTCGGCGTAGGCGCTCGAGGCCGCCGCGGCCGCGGCCGCGAGTTCCAGCGCGAGGGGGGCCGGCACACCGGAGGTCGACGCGAGCCGGCCGAAGAAGCCGGGCTCCTCGGGGGAGCCCGCCGTGCGCCGCGACTGCGCCGCGACTTCGACGACCTGCCGCACGGCGGGGGTCAGCCCGCGCGACGCCCCCTCGGACAGGCTCTCGCGATACCCCGCGAGCGCCCCGGGAATCTCCCGCAGGCGTGCCGCAACGAGTTCCCAATCGGCGGCGGACTCGGTGCGCATCAGGTCGAAGACGTCGCGCATCTGCTGCGGGGGCGACTCGATGACGTTGAGATCGCGCAGGTGCTCGCCCGATTCGTGCTGGGCGAGCGACAGCCGCAGCTCCGATGCGAGATCGGCGCGGGTCACCGCGTCGACCTCATCGGCGGGCGGCGCGGCCGCAAGCTCGGCGAGAACGCTTCGTCGCGCCTCGGCGACGCCTTCGGCGCCTGCCGGCGAATAGTCCGCGAGCCCCGAGCTCGGCCTGCCGATGTACGTGCCGACCGTGGGGTCGTGCGCGACGAGGGCGTCCACCCAGGCCTCTGCGATGCGATCGACGGCGGTCTGCCTGCGCTCCACGTTCATACCGTCCAGCCTAGAGCTTCGCCAACCGACCGTCGGGAGTTCGGGCCTCCCGCCTGTCGGTTCGCGAAGCGCGGCGCTTCAGGGCAGAATGGAGGTGTGCACGGCGCGATCCCGCACCCCGTGCTCACCGGCAGCCGGTTCCCGTCTGCGCAGACGTTCCGAGGAGACCCCGTGAAGATTCGCACCCGTATCGCCACCGCCGTGACCGCAGCGCTCGCCTCGGTCTTCGTCGCCGTGCCCGCGTTCGCCCACGACGGCGGGCACGAAGAATCGATGTTCTCGACGGCGGGCGATCCGCTCGACGTGGTGGCGATCTCGATCGTCGGCGTCGTGCTGCTGGCCGTGGTGCTGATCGGTTCGACGCTCGTGGGCAATCTCTTCGAGAAGAAGTAGCCTCAGACGGAGCGCGCAGCTGGGGCCGGGATCCGTGCAGGATCCCGGCCCCAGCTGCATTGACGAGCGGGGCGTTCAGCTCACGACGCGGATACCGTCGACTGCGGCGTCGACCGCGCCGCGCACATACCCCGTGGGCGAGGCCGCGACGGCCCGCAGAAACTTCACGGTCTCGGCGGTGATCTCCTCGCCCGGCAGCAGATTGGGGATGCCCGGCGGGTAGGCGGCCAACGTATCGGCGGAGACGCGTCCGATCGCCTCCTGGGCCGGCACGATCTCGCTCGCGCCGAAGTAGGCGTCGCGCGGCAGCAGGCGCAGCGCGCCGGGCTCGGGCAGCTCGGGGAACGCCGCTCCCCGCTCCTCCGGCCCCAGGCGGGCCGCCTCGTCGGCGACCTGGTCGAGCGCTGCGGAGAATCGGGCGACGTCGGGGGTGCGCAGCGCACCGATCACCGCGACGACGCTCGTCGCAGTCGACATTTCGAGATACACGCCGTGCTCGCGGATCATGCGTCCGCGCACCCAGTGCCCGCTGCGCCCGAGTGCCGAGACGTCGATCGGCACGCGCAGCGGATCCGTGTCGACGATGTCGGGGAACTCGCCGAATCCGTCGCTGATGA
This window encodes:
- a CDS encoding YchJ family protein — protein: MHAGEPAPTAERLMRARYSAFALGAAEYLLHSWDPATRPRSMDLDDSIVWKRLFIERAEAGGPFDAEGFVTFTAVGSTPDGRFEQRERSRFTRDDDGRWVYTDGAEP
- a CDS encoding DUF885 domain-containing protein, whose protein sequence is MNVERRQTAVDRIAEAWVDALVAHDPTVGTYIGRPSSGLADYSPAGAEGVAEARRSVLAELAAAPPADEVDAVTRADLASELRLSLAQHESGEHLRDLNVIESPPQQMRDVFDLMRTESAADWELVAARLREIPGALAGYRESLSEGASRGLTPAVRQVVEVAAQSRRTAGSPEEPGFFGRLASTSGVPAPLALELAAAAAAASSAYADLADFLEREIAPTASSEDAFGRERYELASEGFLGARIDLDETYEWGLEELARMTEEQERAAAEIVGGVPRPGIVAEAVAALERDPGRRLHGTEALRRWMQETSDRAVAELGETQFEISHQIRALECRIAPTQEGGIYYTGPSDDFSRPGRMWWSVPEGVTEFDTWRELTTVYHEGVPGHHLQIGQAVVNRGTLNEWRRQLAGTSGHAEGWALYAERLMEQLGYLEDPADRLGMLDGQRMRAARVVLDIGVHLGKTRPDGAGVWDGDFAFSFMRDNVNMNDGFVRFEVLRYLGWAGQAPSYKVGQRIWEALRDEARERAEAAGSDFDVRAFHRDALAIGGVRLDTLQAALRGEL